In the genome of Maribacter forsetii DSM 18668, the window GGTTGATTTTCTCCTAATCCGCACGAATGAAATATGATTTTAGAACTACTAGCAATGTTCTCACAAATCGTTTCTATACTATAATCTTGTATTGCATTTTGTAAAGTGGAAACAGTAATTCGCTCTCCTGTTTTTGTAGTCTTTAAAGACATGCCCAACCAGGCATTGCTATGGCTTACAATGTGTATTTCTTTAAAACGCACTTGATTTTCTCCTGCACTATTTAGATAACTTAAAATCTCATCAATAGCATACAAACTATCTACAATTGGCATTCCTTGCTTTTCAAAATACTGCTTGGCATTGCTATAATAGGTGTTATCACCTTCATCAAAACCAGCAATAAAAACAATAGCTTCTTGTACCATTTCTTTTTTGGTAGGTGAAGCAAGTGCCGCTCCCGACTGTTGCGAAAACGGCTTCTTACTACCTAGCATTAATACATAAACCAATACTATAATTAAACACTTATTCATAATTATTTTTTAAAAGTCTATACTAACTACAGCATCATCCTTAACCTCACGAACTTGTTCTTTTTCTGTCAACTTAGAGCCGTTCCACACAAACGAAGTTGTAATGAATTCTACGTTGTTTTGAGCTAATGCATCATCAAGTGTTTTGATGTTTTTTGTAATGGTCGTTTTCAACAAAATAGTACTCTTTACACCTTGCATATCCGACGGAAAAACAAAAGACTCGGTCTTTAAGTAATTGGTGTCTGCATAATCTATTAAATCCGCCACTTTCTTGAATCTACCATTATTCCAAAACAGGTAACTTTTACCTACTTGGTAACCTGTGTCTTTATCAGCTAAATCTACTGTGATTACATCTTCAACATTGAACAAACCTAAACTACCGTGGTTTTCAATATGAACCGGAATCGCAGCCAAACTATCTAACACCATTTTGTCTAATTGTTGTCCGTTTTTAAAGGCACGTAACTGGTATTTTACTTCTGTAATACCTGATTCGTTTTTGGCACTACTTTCATAACCATACACAAACTTCACTTGGTTGTCTGCAATACTCCCAAAGGATTTTTGAGCGATCATACCTCCCCAAACCCATCCGGTTTCATTGCCTGTGGTTACTCGGTACCAGTGGCTATTGATGCCATCTATTTCTTTAGAGTACATGCTTTTTTCCCACAGTACCATTTTAGTTCCAATATCTAGAAGTGTTACTTTTTTACTTCTAACAGATGGCTTTTCACGAAGAAATACTTTGTGAGCCAATAAATACTCATATGTTAATTCTTCTGCAGGAATATCTTTATCCATCACTTCAAATTCTACTTGTTCTATACTTTGGGCGAACATGTTTACAAATGCAAATAAGCATAGGAATAAGGCACTTTTCTTTAAGTTTTTCATAATTCTAAATTTTAAGGGTTATTAATAATTAATTGCTGTAATAGCGTCTTCAGTATCAAAATCATCGTCGTTCCAGGCGATGCTTCTAAGTACTTTAATGTCTTTAATAGTAGCTGTTTCTGTGTATTCTAATGCTGCTCTTAGTATGGTTCCTTCTTTACCGAATAATTGGTTAGGAAAAATGTAGTGTATGTCCAAAATAGGTTCGTAGGCATACTCATTTTTTATACTTGGCAACGCGATAAAATCATTGTCATTACTTACCAAATAATAGAACTCTTCTGTACTTGAACAACAAGCGTTATATTCTAGTGTTACTTTTAAGATTTCATTGATATCTTCTAAATCCGGATTGCTTAAAACCGAGATGCGTATTTCATCTAATAAACCTAAATCGGCAATTGACAATGTCGCAACATGACTTTCTGGATTGTTTGATTCGATTACGTCTACCAACCAGGTGTCTTCGTCTTCTTGACCACTACTTCTTTGGTTCGTGATATCATACGTATCTGTTAATTTAAATTCCTGTGCATTGGTAATACAAATGCTGAATAAAAAGGCGAATAAGATTAAATTTTTCATACTGTTATTTTTAGTTGTTTTCTTTCTACACTACTAAATTACAGTAGAGACAGGGCTTTTAAGGGGGTCTTCTAGTATTCGTAGCACCTCATCTAGTATTCGTTGAATATGCTGTAATTATTTATTCTGTACCTGTTCTTTATTGAGTTTATTACAAAAGAAAAACCTGCAAAATGTTACACATCTTACAGGTCTTCTTCTCCATAAGGAGAACCAACTAACAAAAACTAACTACCTATTTTTTCAGAGTTACGGTCATTTCTTTTTTAACGGATTGTAAACTGATTTTCTCCAATTCTAATTGTATGGTTTTATCTATCGTCCAGCTACCATTTTCTAATTTCTCCACACGTATAACCTTGCCTTGTGCATTGAATTTTATGCGTAAACTTTCATACTTTTTTAAGTACTCAGTTATTAGTTTGGTATACATCACTTTGAACTCCATCGTCAATTGTCTTTTTACATTCTTCTCTATTTCGTTTTCAAAATCTATGGTAAAGGTACGTTTGAATTTGCTACTCTCTTTTACCTCTGCTTCTGCACCAACGGCTGAATTATTTACATTATTAGGCATTGGCAACGGTTGCTTCACTTTGGTCAATGTGCCGTCTTCATTTACAATGGCTTCATCTACCGCTACAAAAGATGTGTAGTTGGTTAGCAAATTGTATTTTAATCCCAATTCAATTACTTCTGCTTTTACGTCTTCATTAAATAAGTTGCTGTAATCATCTAACTCCCCTATTTTCTTTCTTGCCCATAAGTAACGTAATGCTTTGTTCTGCTTACTTAATTGTCCGTCAGATACATTATATACTTCTCTAAATCGCTTCTTGCCTTGGTAACCGGTAACTATAATTTTCCCTTCTGCCTTGCCCCTATATTTTCCATGGATAACAACTGGTCTTGCCGCAAAAACATCTGGTATACTCTTTTGGGCTAGGTCATACATTTCAAAGCCTTTTGCCTCTACTTTTACTCTCGTCAATAATGGTGTAGCAATATATTTCGCAAAGTCTTTGGCTACTTCTGCCGCTTCTTCAGATGTCGTTGCAATAAAGGATTCACTATTAGAAACCTTTGCCATACCTTCTATTAAATACCTATTGACGCTAGAACCGATACCGAATGTAAATACATTGGCTTTATCTAGATTTGAGCTGATCAGCTCAAAAGCTTCTTTTTCTACACTTACGTAGCCGTCTGTAATAATGACCATAGAACGGGCACTACCCATATCTTTTCTTGGTAGTTTATATGCCTCGTGTAGTGCACTTAATAATTGGGTGCCTCCACCGCCTTGACCATCGGATAAAAAACGAATGGCTGCTTCAATATTCTGCTCGGTCGATTCTACCGGTGTGGGGCTAAAAACAGTTGAACTAGATGCGAATAACTGAACATTGAAGGTATCGCTCATTCGTAAATTGCAAAGTAGGTTTCGCATTAATTGTCTTGATACTTCTAAAGGGTATCCGTTCATAGAACCTGATACGTCTACAATAAATAAGTACTCACGTGACGGAATATCTTCTAACTCCACATTTTTACTTGGCTCCATTTGATAGGTAAAAAAGTTCTCATCTTCCCCCTCATACATCAACAATCCCGTTTGTATCTGGTTACCTCTTAGGTTATAATTCAAGATAAAATCTCTGTTCGACGGATTCTTATTCCCTTCGGATAAAAAGACTTCAGCTGTTTTTGCATCAGGATGCCTTACAGTTACTTTATGACTTGTACTGTTTATATTCTGAATGATCATACCCGCATTTAAGGTTACCGTCATATCAAAATCAAAACTATCTGCAATACCCTTTGTCGTGTATGGCATATTATAGCTCTCTTCATTTTCAGTGCTCTCACCAGTAAACCTTGGACCCACAACACCTGGTGCTACAAATTGATATTCCCCATTTACAGGCACCAATATTTCTGTGTAATAGATATCCATGGCAATTTCATCGCCAGGCATAATATTACCCACATTCATTTTAAACACGTTGGGTCTGTCTTGATCTAGTTTCGCTGCTCGCTTGCCTTCGCTTAAAGCAGTTTCATATACTTTTTGGGCTTCTTGCTTTTCAAATATTTTGGCATTGACAATTCTATTGCCAATAGTCATCTGCATTTTATGAACCGCTGCCTGTGTAGAAAGCGGAAATATATATTTTGCTTCTACTGCCCCTGCTCCCTTATTTTGATATATCTGTGTTACCCGAACATGAGCAATAGTACCAGATATTTCAACTTCTGTTTTTGAAGATTTTAAAGGAATAACCGCATCTTCTGTAGATACCAATAAATACGGACTGTCATTATCTTGAGAAAAGCCTGTGAAGATGGTGCAACACAGTAAAAAGGTGTAAAGTAGTTTCATGATCGTAGTTTTAGATTATTATTATTTGAAGTCAAATCTAACTGCGAACTACTCGTAAAATGGGTGCCTTTTAGTATTCGTTGGGTATGAACTAGAATTCGTAGTTCACTATAGCTTTTCAACTACTGACGAATATCATGTACCACTAATTCAATGATTTATACTTTTATCGCATCAACAAACAACAATAGGTCATGAGAAGGAATTTAGATGAAAAGGAATGTGCAGCATTACTAAAACAAAACTACATTGGTAGACTGGCCTATATTTCTGGTGGATGCCCACATATTGTACCTATCACCTATTTCTACGATTCAGATACCAATACCTTAACAAGCTATTCTTCTGAAGGTCATAAGATTCAAGAAATGAGAAAAAACCCATCTGTGTGTTTATCTATAGATAACATTACTTCTATTTCTAATTGGAAATCTGTGTTGGTTCAAGGCACTTTTGAAGAACTTTCGCGTATTGATGCTAAGCATATGCTACATGAATTCTCTGAAGGCGTTAAAGAAGTAATATCAGAGAATTACGGTAAAAACCCTAAATATATAAGTGAGTTTTCTGCAAAAATAGACACTGAAGTTGCTCCTATAATTTTTAGAATCAACATCAACCAGTTAATCGGAAAACTAAGAAACAAAAATTGATTTCATATTTACATTTTAGATCCATATGCCAAATCACCGGCATCTCCTATGCCCGGTATAATGTAGCCACGTGCATTCAATTCTGGATCTACAGCAGCAATCCATAAATGTGTACTTTCCGGGAAAATGTTTTTTATATAATCTATACCTGCCTTAGACCCAATTACCGATACAATATGAATTTGTTTTGGTGTTCCATGATCTTTTAAACCCTTTAATACATTTTCTAGGGTTCTGCCTGTTGCTAACATAGGATCTGTAAGTACAAGAACCTTACCTTCTAAAGAAGGTGCAGCAAAATAATCTACCACGACTTCAAAATCATCTTCGTTGTTTTCATGTTTACGATAGGCAGATATAAATGCATTTTCAGCCGCATCAAAATAATTTAAAAGCCCTTGATGCAATGGCAAACCCGCTCTTAAGATAGAGCATATAACTACTTGATCTTTACTTAAATACATAGATTTACTACCTAATGGAGTTTCTATATTTTTAGGATTATAAGATAGTTCTTTACTAAACTCATAACCTAGCACCTCTCCTATTCTTTCTATATTTCTACGAAATCTCATAGGGTCTTTTTGAACCTGTATATCGCGTATTTCTGAAATAAACTGATTAAGAACTGAATTTTGGTCTCCTAAATTATGAATGGTCATGAATGCAGATATTTATTCTAAAGTTATGTTTTGAAACTTAATCTTTAATTAAAGCACATAAAAATACACATTGTTGAACACAGATTTGACAAAATTTGATCATGATATTTATCATAGGATTTTTTTGTGTCCTCTTTTACTTTTAGGTGGTCAACAAATGAAAACTCATGAAACAAATATTATTACCTACCGATTTTTCTGAAAATGCCGATCATGCCATTTCGTATGCCTTAAATATATTCAAATGTGAACGTACCCATTTTTACTTCATTCATGCTTATGCAGATGAAGTATATGGACCTTATCATAATGTAGACAAGGATACATTCGTCAAACAAAAAAATAGTATTGCCGAGGAATCTGAGAATAAATTACAAAAGCTTGTTGCGGATACGCAAACAAAAACACATAACCCATTGCATAAATATGAGGCAATTTCTTCTTTTGAATCTTTGGTGGATGCTGTAAACAACTTCACCGATAAAAAGAACATAGACTTGGTAATTATGGGAACCAAGGGTAAAACTGCCAACTCTAAAATCTCCTTTGGCAGTAATACCGTGCAAGTATTTAAGTATGTGAAATGTCCGGTTTTGGCTGTACCTGATCAATATAGTTACAACCAACCTAAGAAAATACTGTTTCCAAGTAACTATATGCTTCCTTATAAACGTCGAGAATTAAAACTGTTGGATATTATGGCAGGAGAATTCAAAGCAGAAGTTATTAGTTTATACATCTCTGACTTTGAAGATTTAAGTCTTAGACAACTAGATAACAAAAAATTCTTAGAAGAATCTTTACCCCATGCTAGATTATCATTTACAAGAACGGGTGTCAAGAACAGGGCAAATGCGATTACCGAATATATAAAAGAGCATGATATAGATTTACTGGTAATGGTAAACTCAAGACATTCTTTTTTAGAAGATTTACTCTACCAATCCACAATTGATGAAATTGGTCTTTCCTCTACTACTCCGTTTATGGTAATGCAAAATCTACCTCGTTAATTAAAATTCTTCGTCCATGATTAAAATCCTAATTCCTACAGATTTCTCTAAAAATTCTTTAACGGCTATACGTTATGCCCTTAAATTATATAAAGACATAAATTGTACTTTTTATCTTTTAAATAGTTACATGCCTCCAGTATACCATACCGAATATTTAATGGGTAGCCCAGCGCAAATAGGTCTTGGAGATATCGTACAACAAAACTCGCAGGATAATCTTGAGAACCTTAAAGAAAAATTACAAAAAGAGTTTAAAAATCCTTTACATACTTTCATTACTCATTCTGCGCTAAACGTGCTTTCTAGTGAAGTTACCAGAACGGTGGAAGCTGAGGGTATAGATATTGTTGTAATGGGAACTCAGGGCGCTACAGGTGCCAAAGAAATTTTGTTAGGTACCAATACGGTGCACGTTATCAAAAATTCTAAATGTCCAGTTTTGGTCATTCCATCAAAATATGAATACGAAGCACCTACGCAAATACTTTTCCCAAATGATTTTGAAGTGTCATTAGATAAAAAAAGTTTGGCACAATTATTAAAGATCACCAATTATCACGTATCGCAGGTAAATGTAATGCATGTTGATACTGGGGATGTTCTTACTCCTACTCAGGAAAATAATAAAAAACAATTGAGTAAAGTATTATCTGAAAGCGGATTTTTTCATGAAGTTAAATGTAATGAGATTATTGCGGCTATAAATGAATTTCAGATAAAGCAAAAAATAAACTTATTAGTCATGGTACAAAACAAGCATACCTTTTTAGAACGTTTGTTTATTGAGCCTGTAATCAAGAAAATAGGCTTTCATGTAACAGTGCCATTTTTAGTAATTCCACAATAATAACTATGAAAACCAAAAACATTCTTGTAGCAACAGATTTTTCTAATGAAGCCTATAACGCGCTTTTTTATGCTACCCAAATTTTTGCGTCGACAGCATGCACATTTCATATAGTTCATGCCTATGATGATATTGTTTTGAGTGCAAAAAATGCACTATTTACAGGTAAAAAAGAGATGGAGCATTTACAAAACCAATCTCAAGAAAACTTGACGAAAACAGTACATAAAATTGTACTTGACACCGGTAATGAAATACACAAATTCAACACTATTTCTAGTAATGGTAGTCTTGCCAGTGTAATATCCAAAACGATAGATACTCATGATATTGATTTGGTAGTTATGGGTAACAAAGGTAAAACGGGCGCCAAAGAATTATTTATGGGCAGCAATACCATTCAAATTGCCAATACTATTACTACATGTCCCATTCTCGCCATACCTAGAGAAATTGCATTTAAACCTATTGAAGAAATCGCTTTTGTTACCGATTATAAAAAAGGATGTACTAAAATTTCTATTTCTATGCTGTTAGATATCTCGTCAATTTCAGATGCTTCAGTTGTGGTTCTGCATATTAATGAAGAGGAAGTAATGACTTCTAAACAGGTATCCAATCAAAAACTATTAGATACCTGCTTATTAAAAACACCGCACAGCTATGATGAGATTTGGAACTATGCCGATAAGGCAAATGTTATTCAAGATTTCATAGCTGAAAGAGAGATAAATATGTTGGCAATGGCGTATCATAGAAGAAAATTCTTTGAACGTTTTTTACATGAGCCCGTAATTATGGATTTAAGTATCTATGCCACTATTCCGTTTCTAATTCTACCGGTACAAGACTGATATTTATCATATTGAATTAAAAACTGGAACCCTATTTTTAGTACATATTTGAATTCAAAATAATGAAAAAAATAATCGTAATTATTTCTCTAATGCTAACAAGTTGCTCTTCTATTAATTTAGTTGAAAATTGGAAAAACCCAGATATCGTTTTATTCAATGCGAATAAAGTTCTTATCGTCGGCATGACACAAAATGATAATACACGAGAAAACTTTGAGACTAAACTACGAAAAGAGTTTACCAGTAGAAATATAGAAGCATGGCGCAGTTTAGATATTTTCGACCTGTCCCTGACTGATTCCCGTAAAACCGAAAAAGAACTAGACGATGTGGAACAAAGTCTTTTAGATAAAGATTTTGATGCCATTTTACTTACAAAAATCATAGGGTCTGAGAGTCGCGAAAATTTTATAAAATCTATTTCTAGATGGGATGACCACCAGTCTAGATTCAACGATGATTATTTAGAACACCAAGGTATTTATTACGATGACAACTACTACGACCAATATACTATTTACCATGCAGAGACTACATTATATTGCATTTGTGAAGGTAAAGAAAGAGCTATGATATGGAGGGGAATCATCGAAATCACTGAGCCTAACAATATTGATAAGGCAATTAAAGATTACGTTAAAATGATTATTGTTGCGATGGAAGATCAAGATTTGGTATTTACTTCTCAAGTTAATTAGTAAACCTAGAACAACGGACTCAGTACTTTACCTACACCTTCTTTGAGCTTTTTGCTCCAAGGTCTTTTGATAAATTCATCATAGATTAATTCATTACTGATAAGACAATCCTTTAGAAAATCTTCTTTCAATTGTTTGGCAATTTGTTTGTGATACATAATTGCATTTACCTCATAATTTTGCTCAAAGCTTCGGTCATCTAAATTTGCCGTACCTATAGAAGATATGGCATCGTCACTCACCATTATTTTACTATGTAGAAAGCCGTCGGGGAAAAGATATATCTTAATACCTGCTTTTAAAAACAACTCAAAATAAGAATGTACAGACCAACTTACCACCTGGTTATCTGCCTTTTCAGAAACTAGCAGCCTAACATCTACCCCACTTAATGCCGCAGTTTGCAATGCCCTGACCAATGCCTGCCCTGGTATAATATATGGGTTGGTAATATAAATATAGTTCTTGACCATATTTATCATAGAAAAATAAGTCTGCTCTAACACAGGAAAATCATCATCTGGACCACCGGCAACAATTTGTACCAATTCATTAGAATTAGCATCTGGTTCATCAGGCAGAGGTAGATTTATAGGTTCTAATAATTTTGTACTTACCAAATACCAGTCTGTCATAAATACTTGATCTAATTGCATGGCTGCAAGTCCTATAAGTCTTAAATGCATATCATGCCATTTACCAAGACCAACCTGACCTTTTAAATATTTATCGGAAACATTAATACCACCGGTAAATGCAATTTCACCATCTACAACGATTATTTTTCGATGGTTTCTAAAATTCAATGAATAAAAGTACCTGCCAAATTTAAACGGTAAAAAAGAATATACTTCTACACCAATTTCTATAAGTTTCTTAAGGTATTTTTTACTTAAAGAGAAACTGCCAATGCCATCATAAATCATTCTTACCGATACACCTTGAGCTATCTTTTCTTCAAATAATGTCAAAAGTCTATTAGCTAGATCTCCGTCTTCATAAATGTAATATTGAATATGTATTCTGACTTTTGCTCCTTCTAATGCATCAAATATTGTTTCAAAAGTTGTTCTGCCGTCTTTCAATATTTTTAAATCATTATCTGAAGTTGGCGGAAAATGAGAATTCTTATAACTAAGTGTCATCAATTTACCATACTTACCCTCAAATACATTTTTCTGTTCCGGATTTGGCTTAGGTAATCTTTTGAACAAGTCTTTTTTATTCTGAATAAGCTTATACCTTCTTCGATTTCTACCCAATAATAAATAAAGGAAAATACCACCCACAGGTAGTGCAAAAATGGTTAAAAGCCAAGCTAGACTTTTTGTAGGCTTTGCACCATACAACAATATCGAAAATACAATAGACAATGCTACTACAATATAAATACCAATAAAAATTGAAGTCCACATGAGGTGCTTGTATTTTTAAGAAGTTTACAATTACTTCAAATCTCGTTAAACGGCAATGTAGCTATCAATTTCTGAAAAAAACATGATAAATATTAGCCATTTAAAAATAGCATTTGTTCATAAATAATATTCTAAGTTTTTCATATGAATTTGAAGAGAATAAACTAGAATAAACATTGTTCCAAGTCTTAAATTAAAGCATAAAAAAACCGAGATTTTCATCTCGGTCTTTTCTAAACTATTTTAAAGCCTTTCTAAGTTTTGCTTTTTTGTTTTCAAGTCTTTTGACCGAAGTGCTCAACTTGTTTTTTACTTTTTTGATTTCACTTTTCTTAGCATTTTTCTTTTTTGCTTTTTTCAATTCGCTTTTAAGACTTTCTACTTTTTTAGCTGATTTGGTAACTTGTTTAATCTCTGCTTTCATTCCTTTAGTTAATTTATATAGTGTTTAATTTAAAAAACTTCTTTAGAAAGTTATAGTCTTCAAAGTATCCTCTTCTCTAAAATTAAGTTGTGGTACTCATCTTATATTTTTAATCGCTATAACCTTATCACTGTTATATTATTTTATTTACACAAAATTAACATTAAATTTACATTGAAGCAAAACTTTATCTAACTGATTTCTTCAAATTAAACTAAAATCCTACAAGTCTATTAAATCAATTTACTTTACACGAAGATGACTTTGGTCTTAATTTTTCAACATAATTACCCAGGGCTATATCGAATTTTAGACGAAACCCCATGACCTCACCTGTAAGTAAACGTACACACATGATTATGACCATCATGATAGTATGCATAAAGTTCTTAGTTACAGCCGTAATGAGTAATATGCTTGTTAAATTAGGAATTGCCCTATTTAAAGGTTCAAAAGTAACTGGTAAATTAGTGGGCTATACTTTTGCAGGTATTATTGTAGTTGGTTTTTTATATGCTGTGATTGCCAAATGAAATTATGCTTCTAAATTTCAGAATTAAACTATATAATTTGCAAATGTCGCCTGTAGTAACTTCTCAAAAAACTTTAGTGAGATTCCTATATAAATAATACTACTTTCAAAATTGTATCAAAAGTTTTTAGTTCGTTTTACGACTTAAAGCTCATCTGAATATAATTATGAAATGAATTTTATTAAAAAAACTTGGAATAAGTTCAAAGAACTTTTTAAACAAGGGCTTACTCCTAAGCAATTGTCATTAAGTATTACTGTCGCAATAGTTGTTTCTCTGTTTCCTATTTTTGGTATTTCAACAATAGTTCTTACTGCACTTGCTGTCAGGTACAAATTAAATCTACCCATAATGATTGCATTGAGCTATGTTGTGGAGCCTATTAAGGCACTTCTTTTTATTCCTTTTATCAATATCGGCGAAACACTTTTTGGAACGGCACATACCCTATTAACTTTTGAGGCTATAAAAGCAAGTTATGACCTTAGTTTTTGGAATACGCTAAGTTCACTTTCATATGAATTACTCTGTGGTTTTGTAGGTTGGGGCTTAACTATTTTACCCGCTTCAATATTTTTTTACTTTTTATTGAAAGAAATGTTAAAATTTTTCGTCAAAGATTATAAATCAACCAAATGAGTACAAACAAAACTATTCAGTTTCTAGGGTATCTAGGATTAATCGGATCAATTCTAGTAGGTATGGGAGAATATTTACTCCACTACTCTACTAATATTTTAGGTCATTCAGAGAATTATGAATTCTTTGCCTTTGTAGACCTAGAGCATATGACTTTAGGGCACTTTTTAGCGGTCATTGGTCTACCTTTTTATTTTGCTGGGTACATTCATATATATCTAATGTTAAGATCAGGTAATGAAACATTAGCTAGATTGGTACTCGCCATTGGCCTTATTGCCTTTGCCGTTGGAGGCATATGGATTGGGTCTCGCTCTTCTATAGGTAACATTGTTCATCTTAAAGATTCCATGAACCCAGAAGTTTATAAAGATCTACTAGCGCATTATACAAATCATATGGAAGTATTAGTGCAAGCACTAAGGGTTATAGTTGCACTGCTATCTGTTGTTTTCATTGTTGCCATACTTAAAGGCGGTACGTACTATAAAAAATGGATGGCATTTTTCAGTCCAATTGTTATCTTAATTGCTGTGGCACTTGTTGGTTTAGCAATCCCGTCTATTGGTCAGCATACCTTACCAATTCTTATGAACATTACTCATTTTATACTTTTCAGCTTATCGCTATACCAACTACATATTCTTATAAAACCTTTACATAATGATTAAAAAGCTACTTAAAATAATAGGTACACTCCTATTGATGATGATAATCTTAGTCTTTTTCAGATTCTGGAGAGATTCTGTTTCTGATAAATACGATGTTAGTATTGAATCGGAGAAAATACCTGAATTTTCAAATGTACCCCTAGACTTTGTTCATAAATACACTGGTGAAAAATCACTTCCATTAGCTCCGTCAGCACTTATTGATATTGATAATGACAACATCGATGAAGTATTTTTTGGTGGAGGAATGAGCCAAGAAGATGCCATTTATGCATATCGAAATAATGAATTCGTACTAGTTTCAGAAGAAGTTGGTTTACCAAAAAAAGGCAACACCACAACTTCATTAGGAGTTGTTTCTGGAGATATGGACAATAATGGCTTTACTGACCTTATTATTGCTCGCGAAGATGGTCTTCGTATTTACTATAATGATGGTAAAACGTTTACAGAAACAATCGTTAATACACCTGTAAATAAAAAATCATCTCCTGCAGGAATTACCCTTGGTGATATTGATAAGGACGGAGATTTAGATATTTTCTTAGCTACCTACCTGCACAAAGAACTGATGGAGGG includes:
- a CDS encoding SH3 domain-containing protein, which gives rise to MKNLKKSALFLCLFAFVNMFAQSIEQVEFEVMDKDIPAEELTYEYLLAHKVFLREKPSVRSKKVTLLDIGTKMVLWEKSMYSKEIDGINSHWYRVTTGNETGWVWGGMIAQKSFGSIADNQVKFVYGYESSAKNESGITEVKYQLRAFKNGQQLDKMVLDSLAAIPVHIENHGSLGLFNVEDVITVDLADKDTGYQVGKSYLFWNNGRFKKVADLIDYADTNYLKTESFVFPSDMQGVKSTILLKTTITKNIKTLDDALAQNNVEFITTSFVWNGSKLTEKEQVREVKDDAVVSIDF
- a CDS encoding VIT and vWA domain-containing protein, encoding MKLLYTFLLCCTIFTGFSQDNDSPYLLVSTEDAVIPLKSSKTEVEISGTIAHVRVTQIYQNKGAGAVEAKYIFPLSTQAAVHKMQMTIGNRIVNAKIFEKQEAQKVYETALSEGKRAAKLDQDRPNVFKMNVGNIMPGDEIAMDIYYTEILVPVNGEYQFVAPGVVGPRFTGESTENEESYNMPYTTKGIADSFDFDMTVTLNAGMIIQNINSTSHKVTVRHPDAKTAEVFLSEGNKNPSNRDFILNYNLRGNQIQTGLLMYEGEDENFFTYQMEPSKNVELEDIPSREYLFIVDVSGSMNGYPLEVSRQLMRNLLCNLRMSDTFNVQLFASSSTVFSPTPVESTEQNIEAAIRFLSDGQGGGGTQLLSALHEAYKLPRKDMGSARSMVIITDGYVSVEKEAFELISSNLDKANVFTFGIGSSVNRYLIEGMAKVSNSESFIATTSEEAAEVAKDFAKYIATPLLTRVKVEAKGFEMYDLAQKSIPDVFAARPVVIHGKYRGKAEGKIIVTGYQGKKRFREVYNVSDGQLSKQNKALRYLWARKKIGELDDYSNLFNEDVKAEVIELGLKYNLLTNYTSFVAVDEAIVNEDGTLTKVKQPLPMPNNVNNSAVGAEAEVKESSKFKRTFTIDFENEIEKNVKRQLTMEFKVMYTKLITEYLKKYESLRIKFNAQGKVIRVEKLENGSWTIDKTIQLELEKISLQSVKKEMTVTLKK
- a CDS encoding pyridoxamine 5'-phosphate oxidase family protein; amino-acid sequence: MRRNLDEKECAALLKQNYIGRLAYISGGCPHIVPITYFYDSDTNTLTSYSSEGHKIQEMRKNPSVCLSIDNITSISNWKSVLVQGTFEELSRIDAKHMLHEFSEGVKEVISENYGKNPKYISEFSAKIDTEVAPIIFRININQLIGKLRNKN
- the upp gene encoding uracil phosphoribosyltransferase; amino-acid sequence: MTIHNLGDQNSVLNQFISEIRDIQVQKDPMRFRRNIERIGEVLGYEFSKELSYNPKNIETPLGSKSMYLSKDQVVICSILRAGLPLHQGLLNYFDAAENAFISAYRKHENNEDDFEVVVDYFAAPSLEGKVLVLTDPMLATGRTLENVLKGLKDHGTPKQIHIVSVIGSKAGIDYIKNIFPESTHLWIAAVDPELNARGYIIPGIGDAGDLAYGSKM
- a CDS encoding universal stress protein, whose translation is MKQILLPTDFSENADHAISYALNIFKCERTHFYFIHAYADEVYGPYHNVDKDTFVKQKNSIAEESENKLQKLVADTQTKTHNPLHKYEAISSFESLVDAVNNFTDKKNIDLVIMGTKGKTANSKISFGSNTVQVFKYVKCPVLAVPDQYSYNQPKKILFPSNYMLPYKRRELKLLDIMAGEFKAEVISLYISDFEDLSLRQLDNKKFLEESLPHARLSFTRTGVKNRANAITEYIKEHDIDLLVMVNSRHSFLEDLLYQSTIDEIGLSSTTPFMVMQNLPR
- a CDS encoding universal stress protein, which produces MIKILIPTDFSKNSLTAIRYALKLYKDINCTFYLLNSYMPPVYHTEYLMGSPAQIGLGDIVQQNSQDNLENLKEKLQKEFKNPLHTFITHSALNVLSSEVTRTVEAEGIDIVVMGTQGATGAKEILLGTNTVHVIKNSKCPVLVIPSKYEYEAPTQILFPNDFEVSLDKKSLAQLLKITNYHVSQVNVMHVDTGDVLTPTQENNKKQLSKVLSESGFFHEVKCNEIIAAINEFQIKQKINLLVMVQNKHTFLERLFIEPVIKKIGFHVTVPFLVIPQ
- a CDS encoding universal stress protein, whose protein sequence is MKTKNILVATDFSNEAYNALFYATQIFASTACTFHIVHAYDDIVLSAKNALFTGKKEMEHLQNQSQENLTKTVHKIVLDTGNEIHKFNTISSNGSLASVISKTIDTHDIDLVVMGNKGKTGAKELFMGSNTIQIANTITTCPILAIPREIAFKPIEEIAFVTDYKKGCTKISISMLLDISSISDASVVVLHINEEEVMTSKQVSNQKLLDTCLLKTPHSYDEIWNYADKANVIQDFIAEREINMLAMAYHRRKFFERFLHEPVIMDLSIYATIPFLILPVQD